A genomic region of Metopolophium dirhodum isolate CAU chromosome 1, ASM1992520v1, whole genome shotgun sequence contains the following coding sequences:
- the LOC132936551 gene encoding facilitated trehalose transporter Tret1-like, whose protein sequence is MGLWAGWPSWALTKGVEADTPAEWLSREDHSWAVASFDLANLVSAWPASLLAEHAGRKGCLLSVGVALVASFGVLFAPSRWAVFAARSLAGFCKAVLYASVPGFMAEISADQARGRLNVIVVLSDSLGMLAALSLGPRVPYVVMNGCSLIIGLAFLAAVIRVPETPHYLLSKSRMDDARIALRWYRPRSTTADNNRRLNQIMLAVQDDMREPGTYRELFTDDGNRAAVLLVAGACFAQRAGGVGCVLAYSTTTMPTHGPVRPENVTIVFAVVRLTCSVIAVPLIDLYGRRPLTLGSHLALAAITAAYALCLLYIDDRPDNWGPSVCVFLFSMAYSMGAGIVPGALVGEMFPANVKSHAVTVVSLVSSLGSFIINKSYLPISDAFGVHTMFFVFCVVNAAWAILAYLFLFETKGMSLSAIQDHLDDYNSSSSSENEDKSKLPSPGAHS, encoded by the coding sequence ATGGGCCTGTGGGCCGGGTGGCCATCGTGGGCGCTGACGAAGGGGGTTGAAGCCGACACTCCGGCTGAGTGGCTGAGCCGGGAAGACCACTCTTGGGCCGTGGCGTCGTTTGACCTGGCCAACCTGGTGAGTGCGTGGCCGGCCAGTTTGTTGGCCGAACACGCCGGCCGAAAGGGGTGTCTGTTGTCCGTGGGAGTGGCCCTGGTCGCGTCGTTTGGGGTTCTGTTCGCGCCTAGCCGGTGGGCCGTATTTGCGGCCCGGTCGTTGGCTGGCTTCTGCAAGGCTGTGTTGTACGCCTCCGTGCCCGGCTTCATGGCCGAAATATCAGCCGACCAGGCGCGCGGCCGTCTCAACGTGATCGTGGTCTTGTCCGACTCACTAGGCATGCTCGCCGCCCTATCCTTAGGGCCGCGGGTCCCGTATGTAGTTATGAACGGGTGTTCGCTGATCATCGGGCTGGCGTTCCTAGCGGCCGTCATCCGTGTGCCCGAGACGCCGCACTACCTGTTGTCCAAGAGTCGGATGGACGACGCGAGGATAGCGCTCCGTTGGTACCGGCCGCGGTCCACGACCGCCGACAACAACCGCCGTCTCAACCAGATAATGTTGGCCGTGCAGGATGACATGCGCGAACCTGGAACGTATCGCGAGCTGTTTACTGACGATGGCAACCGGGCCGCGGTGCTGCTGGTGGCCGGAGCATGTTTTGCACAGCGCGCTGGTGGCGTCGGCTGCGTGTTGGCCTATTCGACTACCACGATGCCCACACACGGTCCCGTCCGGCCCGAAAACGTGACTATCGTGTTTGCCGTCGTCCGGCTGACGTGTTCCGTGATCGCGGTACCGCTCATTGACCTTTACGGCCGCCGGCCGCTGACCCTTGGCTCGCATCTGGCCTTGGCCGCCATAACGGCCGCATATGCCCTCTGCCTGCTGTACATCGATGACCGGCCCGATAACTGGGGCCCATCAGTGTGCGTCTTCCTATTCTCTATGGCCTATTCGATGGGCGCCGGTATCGTGCCTGGCGCGCTGGTCGGTGAGATGTTCCCGGCCAACGTCAAGTCGCACGCCGTCACCGTGGTGTCCCTCGTCTCATCGCTGGGCTCGTTCATCATCAACAAATCGTACCTGCCCATCAGCGACGCGTTCGGCGTGCACACCATGTTCTTCGTGTTCTGCGTCGTCAACGCCGCGTGGGCCATACTCGCGTACCTGTTCCTGTTTGAGACCAAAGGCATGTCGCTGTCCGCCATCCAAGATCACCTCGACGACTATAACAGCTCTTCGTCATCTGAAAACGAAGACAAGAGCAAACTGCCCAGCCCCGGTGCACATTCATGA